The DNA window GGCGCGCTCCCGGGCCTCCCGAAGGTCGCCGTGCACTGGCCGTTGATCGATTTCGAATGCGGCCCCAGCGGAGGAGCCGACGACTTCCTCGCCTGGTTCTTCAAGGCCGAGCGCGGCGAGCTCGAACCCTTCGTGTTGGTGGTCGAGGGCTCGATTCCCAACGAGAAGATCAAGGACGAGGGGTACTGGTGCGGGTTCGGCAACGACCCGGCCACCGGTCAGCCGATGACCACCAGCGAGTGGCTCGACCGGCTGGCGCCCAAGGCCACCGCGATCGTCGCCGTCGGGACGTGCGCGACCTACGGCGGCATCCACGCGATGGCCGGCAATCCGACCGGGGCGATGGGAGTGCCGGACTATCTCGGCTGGGACTGGAAGAGCAAGGCCGACATCCCGATCGTCTGCGTCCCCGGCTGCCCGATCCATCCGGACAACCTGTCCGAGACGCTGACCTACCTGCTCTACATGGCGACCGGTCAGGCGCCGATGATCCCGCTCGACGACGCGCTGCGCCCGCAGTGGCTGTTCGGCAAGACCGTGCACGAGGGGTGCGACCGCGCCGGCTACTACGAGCAGGGCGACTTCGCCACCGAATACGGCTCACCGAAATGCATTGTCAAGCTTGGCTGTTGGGGGCCGGTTGTCAAATGCAACGTGCCCAAGCGCGGCTGGATCAA is part of the Mycobacterium sp. HUMS_12744610 genome and encodes:
- a CDS encoding hydrogenase expression protein HypE, with amino-acid sequence MPAEAAVKAEETLIHVLWINAGLSCDGDSVALTAATQPSVEEIALGALPGLPKVAVHWPLIDFECGPSGGADDFLAWFFKAERGELEPFVLVVEGSIPNEKIKDEGYWCGFGNDPATGQPMTTSEWLDRLAPKATAIVAVGTCATYGGIHAMAGNPTGAMGVPDYLGWDWKSKADIPIVCVPGCPIHPDNLSETLTYLLYMATGQAPMIPLDDALRPQWLFGKTVHEGCDRAGYYEQGDFATEYGSPKCIVKLGCWGPVVKCNVPKRGWINGVGGCPNVGGICIGCTMPGFPDKFMPFMDEPPGGKISSAAVGLYGTVIRNLRGITARTVDKEPRWRHNGNQLTTGARRTW